From Spirosoma aerolatum, one genomic window encodes:
- a CDS encoding SusD/RagB family nutrient-binding outer membrane lipoprotein, with amino-acid sequence MKTIFHKITASLALVLGLFFLYSCKDLTQLNINPNGVQPETVNPNLVMPTVLTETAKLYTNLGFQDIAGVVQHTQKDAWFSGHNDYDWGGDQSWTSYYDQLRNNDLVYQRAVALNMEFQQGVALVMKSILFGLITDLWGDAPYTNALKGEAGGLDNIAPKYDSQDVIYAGILADLDKASTLLSKPKASYSSIVESADVYYAGDPTKWQRLANSLKLRYLMRISTKQPDVAKSGIEKIVANPAQYPIIDDASFDATMAFVGNNSGDAWPSNSVFDISGSNYRRIKMCSTLLKAMQPTNDPRLAVWAKKVEIPLKVDATLPAGTDKIVSGVRYLSPDKVGNTPIDTDPNYVGIPPSISQLPSAYNFNPTPGQTSVNPHVSYLNEIYTQAKGTLLKSRLVSAAEVNFILAEAAQKGWAAGDAKTRYENAIKASLTAWGLSSSYATFITQKGVAYDGTLNQIISQKWIASWTSATEAWFDYRRTGLPALQAGPVAKRKVLPVRFYYMRDELNLNKTNSGAALDKLEVTANSQSDGKNSPWSKPWVIQGTGKPW; translated from the coding sequence ATGAAAACTATCTTCCATAAAATCACTGCGAGCCTGGCTCTGGTTTTGGGTTTGTTCTTCCTGTATTCCTGTAAGGACCTCACCCAATTGAACATTAACCCAAACGGTGTTCAGCCTGAGACGGTAAACCCGAACCTGGTCATGCCGACCGTTCTTACCGAAACAGCGAAGCTCTACACCAATCTTGGCTTTCAGGACATTGCCGGGGTTGTACAACACACCCAGAAAGATGCCTGGTTCAGTGGCCATAACGACTACGACTGGGGTGGCGACCAAAGCTGGACATCCTATTACGATCAGTTGCGGAACAACGACCTGGTTTATCAGCGGGCCGTTGCGCTGAACATGGAGTTCCAGCAGGGTGTTGCGCTGGTTATGAAATCGATCCTGTTCGGGCTGATAACCGACCTGTGGGGCGATGCACCCTATACTAATGCGCTGAAAGGCGAAGCGGGTGGCCTCGACAATATTGCCCCCAAATACGATAGCCAGGATGTTATTTACGCAGGTATACTGGCCGATCTGGATAAAGCCAGCACCTTGCTTTCGAAGCCCAAAGCATCCTACAGCAGTATTGTCGAAAGCGCAGATGTATACTACGCTGGTGATCCGACTAAATGGCAACGGCTGGCGAATTCGCTCAAACTCCGTTATCTGATGCGCATTTCGACTAAGCAGCCTGATGTAGCTAAATCTGGCATTGAGAAAATCGTAGCTAACCCTGCCCAATATCCTATTATTGACGACGCATCTTTCGATGCAACGATGGCGTTTGTCGGTAATAACTCAGGAGATGCTTGGCCATCAAATTCCGTTTTCGACATTAGCGGTAGCAACTATCGTCGGATTAAAATGTGCTCTACCTTGCTGAAAGCCATGCAGCCAACCAACGACCCTCGTCTGGCGGTATGGGCGAAAAAAGTGGAGATTCCCTTAAAAGTCGATGCTACATTACCAGCCGGAACCGATAAAATCGTCAGCGGGGTTCGTTATCTGTCGCCCGATAAAGTCGGAAACACTCCCATCGATACGGACCCTAATTACGTCGGTATTCCACCCAGCATATCGCAGCTACCTTCGGCCTATAACTTCAACCCAACGCCAGGGCAAACATCTGTTAACCCGCACGTTTCTTACCTGAATGAAATCTACACCCAGGCTAAAGGCACGCTGCTGAAATCTCGGCTGGTATCGGCGGCAGAAGTGAACTTCATTCTGGCCGAAGCAGCGCAGAAAGGCTGGGCAGCTGGTGATGCAAAAACCCGGTATGAAAACGCGATAAAAGCCTCTCTGACAGCCTGGGGCCTCTCCAGCAGCTATGCAACCTTTATTACACAGAAAGGAGTAGCCTACGATGGTACACTGAATCAGATTATCAGCCAAAAATGGATTGCTAGTTGGACGAGTGCCACCGAAGCCTGGTTCGATTATCGTCGTACGGGCTTACCCGCCCTCCAGGCTGGCCCAGTTGCCAAACGGAAAGTATTGCCCGTACGCTTCTACTACATGCGCGATGAGCTGAACCTGAACAAAACCAACTCGGGAGCTGCCCTCGACAAACTGGAAGTAACGGCCAATTCGCAGTCCGATGGCAAAAACAGTCCGTGGTCGAAACCTTGGGTAATTCAGGGCACCGGCAAACCCTGGTAA
- a CDS encoding SusC/RagA family TonB-linked outer membrane protein, protein MNTHSTFQFILRHSLTITLLIGACCMHALAKTKPAKTIMGTVTLATTSQPVAGANVLIKGTQLGTVTDQSGKYAITVNGDNAVLVFSFIGHKTQEIPVGNKSVIDVSLVENNEVLGEVVVTALGIKREARSLGYAVGEVQGKDLSRIAQENVLNSLAGRVPGVQISSTGPSGSSVSMIIRGAKSLNNDNQPLFVVDGVPIANSLNNVSQIGNDNRVDYGNAISDINPEDVENISILKGPSAAALYGSRAANGVVLITTKSGSKSQKMTVNVSSNTVFDQPYKYLKMGTKFATGILPFTPDSNPYPGGILQIDESSAGGVGPELDKGYNAIQWNSPIGTDGKPIPTPLVSHPNNIRDFVRTGITSTNGVSISNNNDKVTYRLSYSNMSSRGIVPNSDLFKNTLAINSSVRVSNKVTFSTNLDFSRSNSNNRPAGERGTNPLQWAYAVGSHIDINDLRDYWVPGKEGLQQKSQSIGNYNNPWFLAYEVNNSFVRDRVFGNMKAEWQITPDIKLMGRYALDTYNEQRETKIAKSYTGEPNGAYGLINLKRYERNVDFLATYTKRFNALSVVVSAGGNNRYSQSTDINTSSKNGAGLIIPGLYTIQNIATANINYSNYLYKKAIYSVYGTANFGFKDMIYLDVTARNDWSSTLPVNNRSYFYPSASLSLLLNEMVHMPSTVDLFKVRAGVAQVGNDANPYSLYPTLADAGAWNGVTRLSKSGSILLPDLKPEIATSYEVGIDYNMFRNRLRFSGTYYVSENRNQILPSQIAPSSGFTTKNINAGLLESKGVELSLGGTIIDKGGLRWDLTTNFTKNVTRIKELAEGIPYYTLWTDAKGGAWTYVGDKVGDIYDAEIITVTDPKSPYYGYPILDNDGSWQSRSATTVKNKIGNFNPNFILGAQSSLSYKGFTLNLSLDWRAGGDFVSQTYRYMESDLRSQRFLDNLINPGGRSGDALRNWLVENADQYIKIHGNYFPIVGGPTAEYGGYPFEFGGKTYAYGVFNPGVIAQYDANGNITGYTENLGGAGTKIIPYGDNYPWSFTRAATFDASFVKLREISLGYDIPARFVKSIGLQNANFSIYSRNIILWTAAKINVDPEMAFQPQAGAQAGTQFKQGIERYNVTPWVIPVGFKLGLTF, encoded by the coding sequence ATGAACACACATTCTACTTTTCAGTTTATTCTGAGGCATTCTCTGACCATCACGTTGCTGATAGGAGCATGCTGCATGCACGCGCTGGCCAAAACAAAACCGGCCAAAACCATTATGGGAACGGTTACCCTGGCAACAACCAGCCAGCCCGTTGCCGGAGCCAATGTCCTGATTAAAGGAACCCAGTTAGGAACCGTTACCGATCAGTCGGGCAAATACGCCATTACGGTCAATGGCGATAACGCCGTACTCGTCTTCTCGTTTATTGGGCATAAAACCCAGGAAATACCCGTTGGTAATAAATCGGTGATCGATGTATCCCTGGTGGAAAACAACGAAGTGCTCGGCGAAGTAGTCGTAACGGCATTAGGTATCAAGCGGGAAGCCCGTTCGCTGGGGTATGCCGTTGGCGAAGTTCAGGGTAAAGACCTGAGCCGGATAGCGCAGGAAAACGTATTGAACTCACTGGCAGGTCGTGTACCGGGTGTACAAATCAGTTCAACGGGTCCTTCGGGTTCATCGGTGAGCATGATCATTCGGGGAGCCAAATCGCTCAACAACGACAACCAGCCCCTGTTCGTTGTGGATGGTGTTCCGATTGCCAACTCCTTAAATAACGTTAGCCAGATTGGTAACGACAACCGAGTCGATTACGGAAACGCTATTTCGGACATTAACCCGGAAGATGTTGAAAACATTTCCATCCTGAAAGGTCCCAGCGCTGCTGCTCTATATGGCTCCCGGGCAGCCAACGGCGTGGTACTGATCACCACCAAAAGTGGGTCGAAATCACAGAAAATGACGGTAAACGTTTCGTCGAATACTGTTTTCGATCAGCCATATAAGTACCTGAAAATGGGAACCAAATTTGCCACGGGTATTCTACCGTTTACACCCGACTCCAACCCCTACCCGGGCGGCATTCTCCAGATCGACGAAAGTTCGGCGGGGGGTGTAGGGCCGGAACTGGACAAAGGCTACAACGCTATTCAATGGAACAGCCCGATTGGTACAGACGGTAAGCCCATTCCGACTCCGCTGGTTTCGCACCCGAACAACATCCGCGATTTCGTTCGGACGGGTATTACCAGCACCAACGGAGTGTCGATATCGAACAACAACGATAAAGTCACCTACCGGCTTTCGTATTCGAACATGAGCAGCCGGGGTATTGTCCCGAACTCTGACCTGTTCAAGAATACGCTGGCCATCAACTCGTCGGTACGGGTGAGCAATAAAGTAACCTTCAGCACCAACCTCGACTTCAGCCGCAGCAATTCCAATAACCGGCCTGCCGGTGAACGGGGAACCAATCCATTACAGTGGGCCTACGCCGTTGGTTCGCATATCGACATCAACGACCTGCGCGACTACTGGGTGCCTGGCAAAGAAGGCCTTCAGCAGAAATCGCAGAGCATTGGCAACTACAACAACCCGTGGTTCCTGGCGTATGAAGTCAACAACAGCTTCGTACGTGATCGGGTATTCGGAAACATGAAAGCCGAATGGCAAATCACCCCCGACATCAAACTGATGGGTCGTTATGCGCTTGACACCTATAATGAACAGCGTGAAACCAAAATCGCGAAAAGCTACACGGGCGAACCCAACGGTGCTTATGGCCTGATCAACCTGAAACGCTACGAACGCAACGTTGATTTCCTGGCGACCTACACCAAACGGTTCAATGCGCTCAGTGTGGTTGTATCGGCAGGGGGCAACAACCGCTATTCGCAGTCGACGGATATCAACACCAGCAGCAAAAACGGCGCAGGTCTGATTATTCCGGGGCTATACACGATCCAGAACATTGCCACGGCCAATATCAACTACAGCAATTATCTGTATAAAAAGGCCATCTACAGCGTGTATGGTACGGCCAACTTTGGCTTCAAGGACATGATCTACCTGGATGTGACGGCCCGAAACGACTGGTCAAGCACGCTTCCGGTCAACAACCGCTCCTACTTCTACCCATCGGCTTCACTGAGCCTGCTGCTGAATGAGATGGTGCATATGCCTTCTACGGTCGATCTGTTTAAAGTTCGGGCGGGTGTAGCTCAGGTGGGGAATGACGCCAACCCCTACAGCCTCTATCCTACCCTGGCCGATGCCGGTGCCTGGAATGGTGTAACCCGTTTAAGCAAGTCGGGCAGCATCCTGCTTCCTGATTTAAAACCAGAAATAGCAACCTCATACGAAGTCGGGATTGACTATAACATGTTCCGCAACCGGCTCCGTTTCTCAGGAACGTATTATGTATCGGAAAACCGCAACCAGATTCTGCCTTCGCAGATTGCCCCATCCAGCGGCTTTACAACCAAGAACATCAACGCTGGTTTGCTCGAAAGTAAAGGGGTCGAACTGTCGCTCGGTGGAACGATCATCGACAAAGGCGGCTTACGCTGGGATCTGACCACGAACTTTACCAAGAATGTTACCCGTATCAAAGAGCTGGCAGAAGGCATTCCTTACTATACGCTCTGGACAGATGCCAAAGGCGGTGCCTGGACCTATGTAGGCGACAAAGTCGGCGATATTTACGATGCTGAAATCATTACCGTTACCGATCCTAAATCACCTTATTACGGCTACCCAATTCTGGATAACGATGGTTCGTGGCAGAGCAGAAGTGCAACCACGGTCAAGAATAAAATTGGCAATTTCAACCCCAATTTCATACTGGGTGCACAAAGCTCGCTTTCCTACAAAGGCTTCACCCTCAATCTGTCGCTCGATTGGCGGGCAGGTGGTGACTTCGTATCGCAAACCTACCGGTATATGGAGTCTGATTTACGGTCGCAGCGGTTCCTCGACAACCTGATCAATCCAGGTGGTCGCTCGGGTGATGCCCTTCGTAACTGGCTGGTCGAAAACGCCGATCAGTACATCAAGATTCACGGCAATTATTTCCCGATTGTGGGTGGGCCAACGGCCGAGTATGGTGGTTATCCATTCGAGTTTGGCGGCAAAACGTATGCCTATGGCGTATTCAATCCAGGGGTTATTGCTCAGTATGACGCCAACGGAAACATAACCGGCTATACCGAAAATCTGGGTGGCGCAGGGACCAAAATTATTCCGTATGGCGACAACTACCCCTGGTCGTTTACCCGGGCTGCTACCTTCGATGCATCGTTTGTTAAACTGCGTGAAATCTCGCTCGGTTACGACATTCCTGCCCGTTTCGTGAAGTCGATTGGCCTGCAAAATGCGAACTTCTCGATCTATAGCCGGAACATTATTCTGTGGACTGCCGCTAAAATCAACGTCGATCCAGAGATGGCCTTCCAGCCGCAGGCCGGTGCACAGGCCGGTACGCAGTTCAAACAAGGTATCGAGCGCTATAACGTAACTCCCTGGGTGATTCCGGTTGGTTTTAAACTTGGCCTTACATTTTAA
- a CDS encoding RNA polymerase sigma factor, translating into MAINYSIDSILSKVVLGDQAAFAKLYKHYRTPSLRFCLSILKDQEEAENLVHDVFIKIWERRSTINPSLNFNSYLFTCLRNQAFDYLKQVEKAQFLKQRYLERMQEAHDESPESQEAQFNLVQSAVSALSEKRKLILRMNVEDGKSYQEIAELLNISKNTVKNQLVKAKQLLRERIDFALL; encoded by the coding sequence ATGGCTATTAATTACTCCATCGATTCCATTCTAAGCAAGGTTGTTCTTGGCGATCAGGCAGCTTTTGCGAAACTATACAAACACTACCGTACCCCTTCGCTCCGTTTCTGCCTGTCAATTTTAAAAGATCAGGAAGAAGCTGAAAACTTGGTTCATGATGTATTTATTAAGATTTGGGAACGTCGATCGACCATCAACCCCAGCCTTAATTTCAACTCCTATTTATTTACCTGTCTGCGAAACCAGGCTTTCGATTATCTGAAACAGGTTGAAAAAGCGCAGTTTCTAAAGCAGCGTTATCTGGAACGGATGCAGGAGGCCCATGACGAATCGCCGGAGAGTCAGGAAGCCCAGTTTAACCTGGTACAATCGGCCGTGAGCGCACTTTCCGAAAAACGGAAGCTGATTTTGCGGATGAATGTAGAAGATGGAAAATCGTATCAGGAAATTGCTGAACTACTCAACATTTCAAAAAATACCGTCAAAAATCAACTCGTAAAGGCCAAACAACTTCTTCGGGAACGAATTGACTTTGCTCTTCTTTAG
- a CDS encoding ligand-binding sensor domain-containing protein: MNVCITYRSWFSVCVMLMTCWLVYACRSGWGTALQDMNSRYQDQAFEQEYHEAYPLVVNGQSVAVRRITVDSQSTIWIASAAGVFMKSAAQPNWVSLPFPTEQGPAYAVAVDQQSTVWLGMWNGLFRYRDQQLERLDGPVGPISELCAAPEGVYALGPAGVWLINKQGCQKKSYSLPRSIRRVISDRQGRLWVATDVGLYHIDDTQTRIFQRPDELLSASVRGIALDQQRNVWVGGLGGVTVLGQDKPMQTLEPKQGIPSSYVNCVSQAPDGRMWVGTDVGVVRYSPDGSHSLRFTRRWLLDDRVEDVAFDAQGTAWVATAGGVSAIRRRSMTLAQKQDYFYDVLMKRHIRLPWIAGQCRLKQPGDISTWEPDDDDNDGEYTGNYLAMEAFRYAATHDPDAKANAKKAFNFLKLLQEVTGTDGFFARTIVPANWTHVDDTNRTYTPQEQADELVKEPRFKPVEVRWRKSKDGKWLWKGDTSSDEVCGHMMGYYFYYELVADEAEKAVVRAHVARLVDHLIAHNFTLTDIDGKPTRWGVWSPDMLNRNPDWAPDRAQNSMELLAFLKLAYYMTGKPVYEQHYRNLIDKEGYLDNMARIKDQNPAWFIYFDVMLAAYVYPILVRCEQDPKLRAFYEAHMDQWLQQRKGDKNPLINFLYCYSRNKSVELASSVEFLVDTPLDLVNWTVDHTKREDVRIIRTPVLDEWQVSELPPASIRTVVRWDKNPWAAVNGTPDIEREPVFWLLPYWMGRYLKMIQ, from the coding sequence ATGAACGTGTGTATCACCTATCGGTCCTGGTTTTCGGTATGCGTCATGCTTATGACCTGCTGGCTAGTCTATGCCTGTCGGTCGGGTTGGGGAACGGCCCTGCAGGATATGAACAGCCGTTATCAGGACCAGGCTTTTGAACAGGAATACCACGAGGCTTATCCGCTGGTTGTGAATGGCCAGTCAGTAGCGGTGCGTCGAATCACGGTCGATTCGCAATCGACGATCTGGATCGCATCAGCCGCCGGTGTGTTTATGAAGAGCGCTGCACAGCCCAATTGGGTAAGTTTGCCATTTCCTACCGAGCAGGGTCCGGCTTATGCGGTAGCCGTCGATCAGCAATCAACGGTTTGGCTAGGCATGTGGAACGGGCTTTTTCGGTATAGGGACCAGCAACTCGAACGGCTCGATGGCCCTGTAGGACCGATTTCGGAACTTTGTGCGGCCCCGGAAGGCGTGTATGCGCTGGGGCCAGCGGGTGTGTGGCTAATCAATAAGCAGGGTTGCCAGAAAAAGTCCTATTCGCTGCCCCGATCCATCCGGCGGGTAATATCGGATAGGCAGGGGAGACTTTGGGTGGCTACCGATGTGGGGCTGTATCATATTGACGATACCCAAACCCGGATCTTTCAACGTCCTGACGAATTGTTGAGTGCTTCTGTTCGAGGAATAGCCCTGGATCAACAAAGGAATGTCTGGGTAGGGGGCTTGGGTGGTGTCACGGTTTTGGGGCAGGATAAGCCGATGCAAACGCTGGAACCAAAGCAGGGTATCCCGTCGAGTTATGTGAACTGTGTGAGTCAGGCACCCGACGGGCGTATGTGGGTAGGTACAGATGTAGGCGTTGTCAGGTATAGTCCCGATGGTAGTCATTCGCTGCGGTTTACCCGACGTTGGCTGCTCGATGATCGGGTCGAAGATGTTGCCTTTGATGCGCAGGGAACGGCCTGGGTGGCTACGGCTGGCGGAGTAAGCGCCATTCGACGGCGGTCCATGACGTTGGCCCAGAAACAGGATTATTTCTACGATGTGCTCATGAAACGGCATATTCGATTGCCTTGGATTGCCGGACAATGCCGACTAAAACAACCAGGTGATATAAGCACCTGGGAACCGGATGATGACGATAATGATGGCGAGTATACCGGCAATTACCTGGCGATGGAAGCCTTTCGGTACGCAGCTACGCATGACCCGGACGCGAAAGCCAACGCAAAGAAAGCATTTAATTTCCTGAAACTTCTTCAGGAGGTGACGGGAACGGACGGCTTTTTTGCGCGTACAATCGTTCCGGCCAACTGGACGCATGTAGACGATACCAACCGGACCTACACCCCGCAGGAACAAGCCGACGAACTGGTAAAAGAGCCTCGGTTTAAACCGGTTGAGGTACGATGGCGAAAATCGAAGGATGGGAAATGGCTCTGGAAAGGCGATACCAGCAGCGATGAGGTGTGTGGCCATATGATGGGCTATTATTTCTATTACGAACTGGTGGCCGACGAAGCCGAGAAGGCCGTGGTTCGCGCCCATGTAGCCCGGCTGGTCGACCACCTGATTGCCCATAATTTTACCCTGACAGACATCGACGGGAAGCCTACACGTTGGGGCGTGTGGTCGCCCGACATGCTCAACCGCAACCCCGACTGGGCACCGGATCGGGCACAAAATTCGATGGAGTTGCTGGCCTTTCTGAAACTGGCCTATTATATGACCGGGAAGCCGGTCTATGAGCAACATTACCGGAATCTGATCGATAAAGAAGGCTACCTGGACAATATGGCGCGTATCAAGGATCAGAATCCGGCCTGGTTTATCTATTTTGATGTGATGCTGGCGGCCTATGTCTATCCCATTCTGGTTCGTTGTGAGCAGGATCCCAAACTTCGGGCGTTTTACGAAGCCCATATGGACCAGTGGCTTCAACAACGGAAAGGCGATAAAAATCCACTCATCAACTTCCTGTACTGTTACTCCCGAAATAAATCGGTTGAACTGGCATCGTCCGTAGAGTTTTTGGTCGATACGCCACTCGATTTAGTAAACTGGACGGTCGATCATACGAAACGAGAGGATGTTCGGATTATTCGGACCCCAGTGCTCGACGAATGGCAGGTGAGTGAGTTACCACCGGCTAGCATTCGGACCGTTGTTCGTTGGGATAAAAATCCTTGGGCGGCTGTGAATGGTACGCCCGATATCGAACGGGAGCCCGTGTTCTGGCTACTGCCGTACTGGATGGGGCGATACCTGAAAATGATTCAATAA